One window of Pogoniulus pusillus isolate bPogPus1 chromosome 9, bPogPus1.pri, whole genome shotgun sequence genomic DNA carries:
- the FGL1 gene encoding fibrinogen-like protein 1 — protein sequence MKILVLIDFLIAASLMDATDSSDLQNCFQEHLHLQGQVRLLEHRVKQQQLKIIQLLEKKEIQYSDRGDENNVIDLGGKRQYSDCAEIYNDGHKQSGFYKMKPIQSPTEFLAFCDMSEGGGWTVFQRRADGSQNFDRVWADYEEGFGNFVSANGEYWLGNKNLHYLTNQGNYTLRIDLTDFEGERRFAQYTRFRVASEEHAYEMSCGEYSGTAGDSLTGGFHPEVKWWADHRGMKFSTRDRDNDNYEGNCAEEEKAGWWFNRCHSANLNGLYYKGPYAAETDNGIVWYTWHGWWYSLKSVVMKVRPADFDHNIV from the exons ATGAAGATTTTGGTGCTGATTGATTTTCTCATTGCAGCTAGCTTGATGGATGCCACTGACAGCTCT GATCTGCAGAACTGCTTTCAAGAGCATTTACATCTTCAGGGCCAGGTGAGGCTTCTGGAACATCGTGTGAAACAGCAGCAGTTAAAAATTATACAGCTGttagagaagaaagaaattcaGTACAGTGACAGAGGAGATGAAAACAATGTCATTGACTTGGGAGGAAAAAGACAGTATTCAG ATTGTGCAGAAATCTACAATGATGGCCACAAGCAAAGTGGATTTTATAAAATGAAACCTATCCAGAGCCCTACTGAATTCCTTGCCTTCTGTGACATGTCTGAAGGGGGTGGTTGGACTGTTTTTCAGAGACGTGCTGATGGCAGCCAGAATTTTGATAG AGTCTGGGCTGACTATGAAGAAGGCTTTGGAAATTTTGTGTCAGCAAATGGTGAATATTGGCTTGGAAATAAAAATCTTCATTATTTGACTAATCAAG GGAACTATACTTTGAGAATTGATTTAACTGATTTCGAAGGAGAACGGCGTTTTGCACAATACACAAGATTCAGAGTTGCCAGTGAAGAG CATGCATATGAGATGAGTTGTGGTGAATACTCTGGTACAGCTGGTGATTCCCTTACTGGTGGATTTCATCCTGAAGTAAAATGGTGGGCTGATCATCGAGGAATGAAATTCAGTACTAGAGACAGGGATAATGACAACTATGAAGGGAATTGtgctgaagaggaaaaggctggatgGTGGTTTAACAG GTGTCACTCTGCCAACTTGAACGGTCTGTACTACAAAGGTCCCTATGCCGCAGAAACAGACAACGGGATCGTTTGGTACACTTGGCATGGATGGTGGTATTCTCTGAAATCCGTTGTCATGAAGGTCAGACCAGCAGACTTTGACCACAATATTGTTTAA